GGCACATAATATTGCGGCCTAAGGAGGCTTTGCCAGCGGAATGAATCGTTTTTGCCGATATGTGGCAACAAGTCTTTGGAAAACAATATTCCGCGGATGTTATCCAGGGTTTTGTCATATACAGGAATCCGCGAATAACCCGACTCATTGATAATACTAATGATTCCCGAAAAGGGAGTACGGATGTCGGCCGCTACAATATCGAGTCGCGGCTTCATTATTTCGCGCACATCAATGTTCCCAAACCTGACAATTCCTTCCAGGAGCTGTTTTTCCTCCGAAAGCCCCGGAGAAGTCAGTTCCAGCGCCTGGGAAAGCTCATCCAGAGAAAGAGACCCATGCTTGTTTCCCATCTGCCGGCGGAAAAGGGAGGACGATTTTACCAGCAGGGCGGTTATTGGCGAAAGGATGTAACAAGTGATCTGAAGGGGAACAGCCATCATCAAAACAAAACGATAAGCCTGCGAAGTGGCCAGTATTTTGGGCATCATTTCGCCAAACAGAAGGATAACAAAGGTGATGAGTACCACCTGAAACAGGAAAAGCAAAACAGTGTTTGACCCGAAATCAAAAAGTTCAGCCAGCAGAAAAGATGAGGTAATTACGATAGCAATGTTGACAAAATTGTTAGCCAGAAGAAGAGTTGCCAGAAGATTCTCTGATTTGTGGAGCAGTCCGGCGGCGGTTTTGTGTCTGGGGTCGTTGCCCTTTTCAATTTTTTTAATTTCGGCAGGAGTTAGAGAGAAGAAAGCAGCTTCGGAACCTGAAATAAGCGCGGATAAGACCAGGAGAAAGAGGATAATAATAATTTCGATACCGGCAGACAGGCTGACCGGATAGACAGTAATTGCTCCCGCAGAAAAAAATGACAGGAAAATCAGGTTCATGGGTACTGTTTCTCAGAAGGGCAGATCATCATCCGAAGGCTGAGTTGGCTGGCCTTCGGATATATGGGGTTCGCCGGTTTCCACATCTGTTACGGGTTTCCCTTCATCGGGGCCCTGCTGTTCCGGTCTTCTGCCTAAAAGAATCATATTGCTGGCCACAATTTCGGTAATATACCTTTTGTTGCCATCTCTGTCATCGAATGAACGGGTTGAAATTCGCCCTTCAATATATAAAGGTGTACCTTTTTTGACAAATTTTTGCGCAATCTCAGCGAGGCCGCGCCAAAGAACAATGTTATGCCATTCGGTCTGGGTGACATTTTCTCCGCTCCTGTTTCTGTAGGATTCACTGGTGGCCAGAGGGAACCTGCATACCGGCACATTGCCTTCCAGGTACCTGACCTCAGGGTCCTTGCCAACGTTGCCAATGAGAATAACTTTGTTAACGG
This genomic interval from Bacteroidales bacterium contains the following:
- the ssb gene encoding single-stranded DNA-binding protein; translation: MNSVNKVILIGNVGKDPEVRYLEGNVPVCRFPLATSESYRNRSGENVTQTEWHNIVLWRGLAEIAQKFVKKGTPLYIEGRISTRSFDDRDGNKRYITEIVASNMILLGRRPEQQGPDEGKPVTDVETGEPHISEGQPTQPSDDDLPF
- the gldE gene encoding gliding motility-associated protein GldE; protein product: MNLIFLSFFSAGAITVYPVSLSAGIEIIIILFLLVLSALISGSEAAFFSLTPAEIKKIEKGNDPRHKTAAGLLHKSENLLATLLLANNFVNIAIVITSSFLLAELFDFGSNTVLLFLFQVVLITFVILLFGEMMPKILATSQAYRFVLMMAVPLQITCYILSPITALLVKSSSLFRRQMGNKHGSLSLDELSQALELTSPGLSEEKQLLEGIVRFGNIDVREIMKPRLDIVAADIRTPFSGIISIINESGYSRIPVYDKTLDNIRGILFSKDLLPHIGKNDSFRWQSLLRPQYYVPETKKISDLLHDFQRNKIHMAIVIDEYGGTSGLVTLEDILEEIIGDIVDESDDESPPDYVKVSDNEYVFSGKILLHDFCRITATPMSEFDSVKGEADTLAGLILEIKGELPAKGTALTYGRFYFLIESADDRKINSVRVTIKP